In the genome of Arabidopsis thaliana chromosome 4, partial sequence, the window TGTCTTTCTTAATAATTACAGAAACATTATGACTAAATAatatcttaaacaaaaaataagttgaTGTTTCTCCGAAATAAGAGATCTGGTCCACGTTCATGTTACATGCACATCATAATATCACATCACGTGCTACCTTGCTTAAACACCGGAACGAAACTTGTAATaatcttcaaattttatttggacACAAAAAACTTCTAAATATTGTTTGGTATATAATTTGAGACGCCTaggttttgtaaatattacaAACAGATAAGCAGACGGTCGTTTGATTTGAAACGCCCATGTTTAGCAAATTATGACAATCTTCTAATAATTGTTTACATGTCAAAGCATAATGATTAGAGAGAAACGAGACTAACATAGAGATGTGGTTAGTGATTGGGAGAGAAATGGACCAAACAGAATGAGATGTCACAAGGTTtccaataataaattaataatccaatgtgtctatatatacatatacacataaaCCATAGTTCACAATTTGCTAAAAGCTAGCATTTTCTATTCTCTCTCAACTCCGAAAGTACAAAACcccaaattaacaaaacatgttGCGTTTCGTGGTACTCTCTCTAACTCTCATGGTTTTCATCAACTCATCAAACTTTCCAAAGACAGCAGCCACCCCACCAGGCACGTACCAAAACCACACAACGTACGTAAAAACGGCATGCAACTCAACAACATACCCTACAATGTGCTACAACTGTCTGTCCTCCTATTCCTCCACCATCAAGTCCGACCCAATCAAACTATGCACAACATCGCTAAATCTCAACGTCAAATCCGCTAAAAACGCCACATTAGTCGTCTCTAACCTTCTCCAAAAGGCCAAAGCCGCGAAAAGCCATGAGGTCTCGATCCTTAAGGACTGCGTGGACGAGATGAAGGACACTATCGACGAGCTTAAGCAAGCGGTCGCCGAGATGAAGTATGTCAGAGGCGGAGGGAAAACTACGGAGGAGCATTTAAAGAACGTGAAGACGTGGGTGAGCTCGGCTTTGACCGACGAGGGCACGTGTACGGACGGATTCGAGGAAGGGAGAGTAAATgtggaaacaaagaagaaggtgaagaaggcTATTTCTGAGCTTTCAAAGACTACAAGCAATACTTTAGCCCTTCTTACTCATTATTTAAGTTATTGAAATAATATCCATTAATTTCACTTTGATGATCTCTTTGCATGTGCATGGGT includes:
- a CDS encoding Plant invertase/pectin methylesterase inhibitor superfamily protein (Plant invertase/pectin methylesterase inhibitor superfamily protein; FUNCTIONS IN: enzyme inhibitor activity, pectinesterase inhibitor activity, pectinesterase activity; INVOLVED IN: biological_process unknown; EXPRESSED IN: root; CONTAINS InterPro DOMAIN/s: Pectinesterase inhibitor (InterPro:IPR006501); BEST Arabidopsis thaliana protein match is: Plant invertase/pectin methylesterase inhibitor superfamily protein (TAIR:AT5G51520.1); Has 859 Blast hits to 852 proteins in 47 species: Archae - 0; Bacteria - 0; Metazoa - 1; Fungi - 0; Plants - 857; Viruses - 0; Other Eukaryotes - 1 (source: NCBI BLink).), producing the protein MLRFVVLSLTLMVFINSSNFPKTAATPPGTYQNHTTYVKTACNSTTYPTMCYNCLSSYSSTIKSDPIKLCTTSLNLNVKSAKNATLVVSNLLQKAKAAKSHEVSILKDCVDEMKDTIDELKQAVAEMKYVRGGGKTTEEHLKNVKTWVSSALTDEGTCTDGFEEGRVNVETKKKVKKAISELSKTTSNTLALLTHYLSY